A window of Enoplosus armatus isolate fEnoArm2 chromosome 3, fEnoArm2.hap1, whole genome shotgun sequence contains these coding sequences:
- the mmel1 gene encoding membrane metallo-endopeptidase-like 1 isoform X1, which translates to MGKSESQMDIMEKSSKPGKRRWTVAEIGLSVLLLLVSCALAGLVVLYTSAVKEQSNRPSVSRSSTGEGQLFRSNVNSVCTTANCVTAAARLLQNMDKSVKPCDNFYKYACGGWLERHVIPETSSRHSVFDILRDKLEIVLKGVLEMETEQDRDAIRKAKILYNSCMNDSLIEQRDSQPLLKLIDSIGDWPVASDDWNTTTKEAWSLEDTLAKLTARFHKKVLLDMYVWTDDRDSRRHIIYIDQPGLGMPSRDYYFNDGNYKKVREAYLHFMVSIAKITREDRNLTQDDDRVWEEMMQVLELETDIANATSPAEERQDVTVLYNKMTLGELQSTFSLNGFNWTRFIQGVLSSVSIEVQLEEEVVVYSSPYLEKMNEVLSRHSVRTMQNYLTWQLIIDRVNSLSRRFKDARARYRKTLYGTTVEDAWWRECVRYVQSSMENAVGALYVRETFAGESKQMVSDLISKIQKAYVETLEELSWMDAPSKEKAREKAMAIKEHIGYPDHILQESNQKLDQEYAHLNFSGEHYFENILENLKSEAHKSLKKLREPVDPDLWIIGAAVVNAFYSPNRNQIVFPAGILQPPFFSKYQHQALNFGGIGMVIGHEITHGFDDNGRNFDKDGNMLNWWSNYSAEHFKDQSQCMVQQYGNFNWKLAGGQNVSGISTLGENIADNGGVRQAYKAYLKWVEMEGEEPRLPGLDMDHKQLFFLNFAQVWCGAYRPEYASQSIKTDSHSPLEYRVLGSLQNFEAFSEAFQCQKGSPMNPELKCRVW; encoded by the exons ATGGGCAAATCCGAAAGCCAAATGGATATCATGGAGAAATCAAGTAAACCTGGAAAGCGCCGTTGGACTGTTGCAGAAATCGGTCTGtccgtgctgctgctgttggtcagCTGTGCCTTGGCCGGGCTGGTAGTCCTCTACACATCGGCTGTGAAAG AGCAATCTAACAGGCCGAGTGTGTCAAGGAGCTCAACAGGTGAAG GCCAGCTGTTCCGCTCCAACGTCAACAGTGTGTGCACAACTGCGAACTGTGTTACTGCAG CCGCTCGGCTCTTGCAGAACATGGATAAGTCAGTGAAGCCCTGTGATAATTTCTACAAGTACGCCTGCGGGGGTTGGCTGGAGAGACATGTCATCCCGGAGACGAGCTCCCGTCACAGCGTCTTTGACATTCTGAGGGACAAGCTGGAGATTGTCCTCAAAG gtgTTCTTGAGATGGAGACAGAACAGGACAGAGATGCCATCAGGAAGGCCAAAATTCTTTACAACTCCTGCATGAATGATA GCCTCATAGAGCAGCGTGACTCCCAGCCGCTCCTGAAGCTCATTGACAGTATCGGAGACTGGCCTGTGGCGTCAGATGACTGGAACACCACTACAA AGGAAGCATGGAGCCTGGAGGACACACTGGCAAAACTCACCGCCCGTTTCCACAAGAAGGTTCTGCTGGACATGTACGTGTGGACGGACGACCGGGACTCTCGGCGCCATATCATTTAT ATTGACCAGCCGGGACTTGGAATGCCATCAAGAGACTATTACTTCAATGATGGAAACTATAAAAAG GTTCGAGAGGCCTACCTACATTTCATGGTTTCTATTGCGAAGATAACCCGAGAGGACAGGAACTTGACTCAGGATGACGACCGTGTGTGGGAGGAAATGATGCAagtgctggagctggagacagaCATCGCCAAT GCCACATCACCAGCAGAGGAGCGCCAAGATGTCACCGTTCTCTACAACAAGATGACACTTGGAGAGCTACAGAGCACATTCAGCCTTAAT GGTTTTAACTGGACACGATTTATTCAAGGAGTGCTGTCCAGTGTGTCCATTGAGGTCcagttggaggaggaggtggtggtgtaCAGCTCTCCCTACCTTGAGAAGATGAATGAAGTTCTCTCCAGACACAGTGTCAG AACTATGCAGAACTACCTCACCTGGCAGCTCATCATTGACAGAGTTAATAGCTTGAGCCGCCGTTTCAAAGATGCCAGAGCCCGTTACAGGAAG ACTCTCTATGGGACCACTGTGGAGGATGCTTGGTGGCGAGAATGTGTCCGTTATGTCCAGAGCAGCATGGAGAACGCAGTTGGAGCTCTGTATGTGCGTGAGACCTTCGCTGGAGAAAGCAAACAGATG GTCAGTGATCTCATCAGTAAGATCCAGAAAGCATATGTGGAAACACTGGAGGAGCTGAGCTGGATGGATGCTCCCTCGAAGGAGAAGGCAAGAGAGAAG GCCATGGCAATCAAGGAGCATATCGGCTATCCAGATCACATTCTTCAGGAGAGCAACCAGAAGCTCGACCAGGAGTATGCTCAT cTTAATTTTAGTGGAGAACACTACTTTGAGAACATCCTCGAGAACCTCAAGTCTGAAGCGCACAAGAGTCTGAAGAAGCTCAGAGAACCGGTCGACCCAGATTT GTGGATCATTGGTGCTGCTGTGGTGAATGCATTCTACTCACCCAACAGGAACCAGATAG tgtttccagcaggAATCCTGCAGCCGCCTTTCTTCAGTAAATATCAGCATCAGGCCCTTAACTTTGGTGGGATAGGAATGGTCATCGGACATGAGATCACTCATGGATTCGATGACAACG GGCGTAATTTTGACAAGGATGGTAATATGCTAAACTGGTGGAGTAATTACTCTGCAGAGCATTTTAAAGATCAGTCACAGTGCATGGTGCAACAGTATGGCAACTTCAACTGGAAGCTAGCAGGTGGACAAAAC gTCAGTGGAATCAGCACTTTAGGGGAGAACATCGCAGACAATGGAGGAGTTCGTCAAGCATATAAA gCTTATCTAAAGTGGGTGGAGATGGAGGGTGAAGAGCCTCGTCTACCTGGTCTAGACATGGATCACAAgcaacttttctttcttaacTTTGCCCAA gtgTGGTGTGGTGCTTATAGGCCTGAGTATGCCAGCCAGTCCATCAAGACTGACTCACACAGTCCCTTAGAATACAG GGTTCTTGGCTCTCTCCAGAATTTCGAAGCGTTCTCCGAAGCTTTCCAGTGCCAAAAAGGCAGTCCAATGAACCCCGAGCTGAAGTGTCGTGTTTGGTAG
- the mmel1 gene encoding membrane metallo-endopeptidase-like 1 isoform X2, whose translation MGKSESQMDIMEKSSKPGKRRWTVAEIGLSVLLLLVSCALAGLVVLYTSAVKGQLFRSNVNSVCTTANCVTAAARLLQNMDKSVKPCDNFYKYACGGWLERHVIPETSSRHSVFDILRDKLEIVLKGVLEMETEQDRDAIRKAKILYNSCMNDSLIEQRDSQPLLKLIDSIGDWPVASDDWNTTTKEAWSLEDTLAKLTARFHKKVLLDMYVWTDDRDSRRHIIYIDQPGLGMPSRDYYFNDGNYKKVREAYLHFMVSIAKITREDRNLTQDDDRVWEEMMQVLELETDIANATSPAEERQDVTVLYNKMTLGELQSTFSLNGFNWTRFIQGVLSSVSIEVQLEEEVVVYSSPYLEKMNEVLSRHSVRTMQNYLTWQLIIDRVNSLSRRFKDARARYRKTLYGTTVEDAWWRECVRYVQSSMENAVGALYVRETFAGESKQMVSDLISKIQKAYVETLEELSWMDAPSKEKAREKAMAIKEHIGYPDHILQESNQKLDQEYAHLNFSGEHYFENILENLKSEAHKSLKKLREPVDPDLWIIGAAVVNAFYSPNRNQIVFPAGILQPPFFSKYQHQALNFGGIGMVIGHEITHGFDDNGRNFDKDGNMLNWWSNYSAEHFKDQSQCMVQQYGNFNWKLAGGQNVSGISTLGENIADNGGVRQAYKAYLKWVEMEGEEPRLPGLDMDHKQLFFLNFAQVWCGAYRPEYASQSIKTDSHSPLEYRVLGSLQNFEAFSEAFQCQKGSPMNPELKCRVW comes from the exons ATGGGCAAATCCGAAAGCCAAATGGATATCATGGAGAAATCAAGTAAACCTGGAAAGCGCCGTTGGACTGTTGCAGAAATCGGTCTGtccgtgctgctgctgttggtcagCTGTGCCTTGGCCGGGCTGGTAGTCCTCTACACATCGGCTGTGAAAG GCCAGCTGTTCCGCTCCAACGTCAACAGTGTGTGCACAACTGCGAACTGTGTTACTGCAG CCGCTCGGCTCTTGCAGAACATGGATAAGTCAGTGAAGCCCTGTGATAATTTCTACAAGTACGCCTGCGGGGGTTGGCTGGAGAGACATGTCATCCCGGAGACGAGCTCCCGTCACAGCGTCTTTGACATTCTGAGGGACAAGCTGGAGATTGTCCTCAAAG gtgTTCTTGAGATGGAGACAGAACAGGACAGAGATGCCATCAGGAAGGCCAAAATTCTTTACAACTCCTGCATGAATGATA GCCTCATAGAGCAGCGTGACTCCCAGCCGCTCCTGAAGCTCATTGACAGTATCGGAGACTGGCCTGTGGCGTCAGATGACTGGAACACCACTACAA AGGAAGCATGGAGCCTGGAGGACACACTGGCAAAACTCACCGCCCGTTTCCACAAGAAGGTTCTGCTGGACATGTACGTGTGGACGGACGACCGGGACTCTCGGCGCCATATCATTTAT ATTGACCAGCCGGGACTTGGAATGCCATCAAGAGACTATTACTTCAATGATGGAAACTATAAAAAG GTTCGAGAGGCCTACCTACATTTCATGGTTTCTATTGCGAAGATAACCCGAGAGGACAGGAACTTGACTCAGGATGACGACCGTGTGTGGGAGGAAATGATGCAagtgctggagctggagacagaCATCGCCAAT GCCACATCACCAGCAGAGGAGCGCCAAGATGTCACCGTTCTCTACAACAAGATGACACTTGGAGAGCTACAGAGCACATTCAGCCTTAAT GGTTTTAACTGGACACGATTTATTCAAGGAGTGCTGTCCAGTGTGTCCATTGAGGTCcagttggaggaggaggtggtggtgtaCAGCTCTCCCTACCTTGAGAAGATGAATGAAGTTCTCTCCAGACACAGTGTCAG AACTATGCAGAACTACCTCACCTGGCAGCTCATCATTGACAGAGTTAATAGCTTGAGCCGCCGTTTCAAAGATGCCAGAGCCCGTTACAGGAAG ACTCTCTATGGGACCACTGTGGAGGATGCTTGGTGGCGAGAATGTGTCCGTTATGTCCAGAGCAGCATGGAGAACGCAGTTGGAGCTCTGTATGTGCGTGAGACCTTCGCTGGAGAAAGCAAACAGATG GTCAGTGATCTCATCAGTAAGATCCAGAAAGCATATGTGGAAACACTGGAGGAGCTGAGCTGGATGGATGCTCCCTCGAAGGAGAAGGCAAGAGAGAAG GCCATGGCAATCAAGGAGCATATCGGCTATCCAGATCACATTCTTCAGGAGAGCAACCAGAAGCTCGACCAGGAGTATGCTCAT cTTAATTTTAGTGGAGAACACTACTTTGAGAACATCCTCGAGAACCTCAAGTCTGAAGCGCACAAGAGTCTGAAGAAGCTCAGAGAACCGGTCGACCCAGATTT GTGGATCATTGGTGCTGCTGTGGTGAATGCATTCTACTCACCCAACAGGAACCAGATAG tgtttccagcaggAATCCTGCAGCCGCCTTTCTTCAGTAAATATCAGCATCAGGCCCTTAACTTTGGTGGGATAGGAATGGTCATCGGACATGAGATCACTCATGGATTCGATGACAACG GGCGTAATTTTGACAAGGATGGTAATATGCTAAACTGGTGGAGTAATTACTCTGCAGAGCATTTTAAAGATCAGTCACAGTGCATGGTGCAACAGTATGGCAACTTCAACTGGAAGCTAGCAGGTGGACAAAAC gTCAGTGGAATCAGCACTTTAGGGGAGAACATCGCAGACAATGGAGGAGTTCGTCAAGCATATAAA gCTTATCTAAAGTGGGTGGAGATGGAGGGTGAAGAGCCTCGTCTACCTGGTCTAGACATGGATCACAAgcaacttttctttcttaacTTTGCCCAA gtgTGGTGTGGTGCTTATAGGCCTGAGTATGCCAGCCAGTCCATCAAGACTGACTCACACAGTCCCTTAGAATACAG GGTTCTTGGCTCTCTCCAGAATTTCGAAGCGTTCTCCGAAGCTTTCCAGTGCCAAAAAGGCAGTCCAATGAACCCCGAGCTGAAGTGTCGTGTTTGGTAG